The genomic segment GGAGGAAATAGCCTCCGAAACATTTACTGTTAAATAGATTTAGAATGAGCTGTTTTGTACGATAGATCATGTTAGATATGATTGTGAAAATAAGATATTACTGTTTTACATCAACTATTTGACAGACCAAGATGAACAGTGGCCATTAATACTCCCAGTAAGCATGAAAGGACATGTTGCAACAGATTCAATCTACTGCgataataaatattgatgttttatttcaatgatttCTTACTGTGTCTTCCTAGACAAAAACCACCGGGCTAAGACTATCTATATAATGGCTACCTTTCAATATATTACAGCCAAAAGATTATTGTACTTTGAAAATTCTCCAACTTGTTCTAATTTGTTGATTTTCCCACTAGGCTGCCACTATGACAGCTCCTGATGGTACGGCGGATACCACAGAACTAGATGCGGGTGTGGGGCTCACAAATGTTGGCAGAAAGAGCAAGCGGTCCAAGGAGGAAAAAGAACGAGAAAAGAGAGAAAAGGAGGAGGAAAAGAAGCGGAAAAAGGAAGAGGAGAAGGAAAGAAAACGTcttgaaaaggaaaaaaagaagaaagaaaaagaaggCAATAAGTCAATGTCAGAAGACAGAAGTGATAAATTAGTGAGTTAACACATTAGATACTGAGCCATTCCTTTTGCAGTCAGAATCATGTATTTACCCAGTATTAAACTAGGGCCTGCTGGTTTTTGTCTGATATCTCCCTCTTGTTCAAAAGGATGAGAATTAAACTATTGTGAAATTACTGTTAATGTAAAACTTACTAAGGCTTTAAATGCAATAATCTGTGGATATTCTTTATTTgtctttataaatattttgtgattaTATTTGGTTCTAAACATAATTCACATTTTAGATTCTGAATATAATAGATTTCATATTCACATAAGACTACACTTTTGTATATTATTGAACAGGTAAGAAGTTATCTCTAATTTAGGgggaaatttttaaataaaatgtgttgtttatttaaGGTAACAAACATTTATCACTACCTAAAACTAAGAGTAATCCAGAAACAGATCTGAATATATGTTAGCAATACCTGACGTACATATCTGGTGCTTGCAGGGTGAAGGTGTGGCTACAGAAACGGCACCAGGAGAAAGTTACGGTGATGCTGCTACACTCCCAAGGGTAAGTTTCCACAAGATGAAGGTCTACCTCAGAAATTGTCAAACTTTTTTTCAGAGTTTTCAGAGTTCAGAGaagtacaaaaataaaaaaaaaaaataagtgttAAGACTTTTACAAATTTCTCTctatttatttctgtttttttttttttttttttttttcacttctgtttttgttaatttttttgtcCATTTATCACCCTTTTTCACTTGTGTATATGTTGCATACCACTATTCATACTGTGTGTTTTCATAGATTGGATAAGAAAGGTTAAAGCTAATTAATGTACAACATAGTGGAACCACTTGTCAGTGATAGCTATTAATAGTACTATCTGAAGTGGTTGTTCATGTCAGGCATGGAGGGTCGGCTGCTGTTTAACCTGAAATGGTGTGGTTTGGGACATTGATCATGTTTATCAACTAACTAATCAGTGTTACATTCATTTCTCTTTGTCAAATCATGAATGTTATCTAGAAATGTGGtggttttcataaaaaaaaattggtgaTGGGATTTGAAAttagattttcaaaaaaaatttaaaatttttagcaAAGATGTCTTTGTATTTTTACTCATTTGTTTTAAACGGTTCAGGAGTTGATaggttactgttgtgttagaATTAATATCAGTTAAGATGTCTGTGATGATGTTAAGTTATTTTTGTGATAATGTTGACTTATTATGTTGAGGTTGAAGAAGTGACTTTTAGATAAAGTGTTATACTTATTACACAGGAAGGAATAATGTATGCTGTACCTCCCCCCGAAGGTGGAGACTCTCCTGAAAAGATACAGCAAGCTGTAATAATCTTTAATTACATTCTTTTTAATCGCATAATTACCTTATGTATAccattaaattgatatttagCTTGATAGTTATTGTGaggacagtatatattacaaaaatgtGAAGGTTATATAAAGCTGATATCGTTACTACAAGTAGTACATACTTAAAGGATTAGaagatttaatgaaaaaaattgcaTAATAGAATTGGCATTATCTTATTTATTACTagatttatttcaataattttatatcattattacaaaataaaaagaattagAGACACAGCTTTTTCAAGAGTTAGAAGATTTaattagaaatatataaaatagaattaatattattttaattgcTGCTAGATTTAATTCAGTTACAAATTTCCTCGcaaataaaaacaggaaaatGACAAGGATAATGAAGGAGAAATTGAGGATAAAAAAGATCAGGAGGTTGATGACAAGGACAAATTAAAGCTGGAGGAACCTGTATCTCCTGGTGGGAAGGGAAAGAAGGGGAAAAAGAGTAAGAAAGATAAAAAGGACAAACACGACCATGATGATAAAAATGACTTGGATGACAAAGACAAACATGACCTTTCCCCTGGTGGGAAAGACAAAAAGGGAAAGAAGAGCAAAAAGGATAAACACGACGATAAAAAGGACAAACAGGACGATAAGAAAGACAAACATGATGACAAGGATGGGGACGATGATAAACAGGGTCCTGACAGTGGGGATAAATTTAACTTTGATGACAAGGACAAACATGCTGTAGAAGTTGAAGAACCTGTTTCTCCAGGTGGGAAGGGCAAAAAGGGTAAAAAAGATAAGAAAGATAAAGATAAGGATAAGAAAGGGAAAGGGTTTCTGGGACGAAAACGAAAGGATTCCAAAAACCGGCACTCCGGCAGTGAGCCTTCGTCGCCAACTGGCATACCTGTCCCTGAAGTCACAGTAGAACCACCAACACCAGATGACACTTCCAATACACAGGTTAATCTTTGCCAAATATCTGCTTGGACAGATTAATCCTTGTCATTTATCTGCTTGATATTTATCGGCAAATATAGTGCATTATTATAAATGTCTTGTAGACTTGATAAAAGCACCCGAGGGTTCACAATACCATGTTCAAGGGAGTTGCACACTAGACCCTGTGTGATGCATAACCTTTTGCTTATCTTCCGGGATACGGTGGCTTCCTGATTAAAACTTTTATATACACCCCACTTTTACCTCTTAAAGCTTTCTTAGTGTTAAGGTGTAACATTTAATAAGCTATTTAATGCAGTTTTTcgatatttagaaaaaaaattccataacaaaacagatttttaattatgataacattataaaaACGAAACTTTGATACGGAAAGAAAATGGATGAATTCCAAGTCTTGAATAACAATActatattgtgtattgttagTCTTAATCATTTTTACAAGGATCTAGATTTATTCAGCATGAAAAGGAAAAAATGAgatttaattgtattttaaaaagtAGAACATATCATGTATCtacttaacaaaaaaaaaatagcttgCCTATTCTAAGAACAGAGTGGGTTAGGTGCTTATGTGTCAGAATTGATGTTTTGATGCCAGTGTTGAAGTTTAAAGAGAATTTCTTGAGCGTTAACACATATTTGCACAAGTCTACAGTCAACAGTTCCCCTCTGAGGTACAGATAAAATACAGGTGTTATtgatttaactttttttaatcaattatttTGTGAAGTTTTTACAGAAACTCGCTATAATATTGTCAACAAACCAGGATGATGGGATGTAACAAATCACTGAATATTGTTGTACAGTGATATAAAGAGGGAAAACATGTGTTTATAACATATGGTCGTAATATATTCAAATTCAAGTACAAATGTGGAAAttcacaataaaaacaaatatttttgaaaagtgATATTTGACAAATATTGTGtagtcaaaacaatttttattgGTGTTTATTTTCTTAGTTTTCCTGTTTTGaattaaacaactttttttcaatatttttttttatatatttatgaataggCAAGCTATGTTGATCAGCTTTTTGTTATACCTACCTGcttaatatacatttttgcaGTGTATAAAATGGTGATggtatttttttatgaatgagcaaatattttatattttccctCCTTTTTTGCCTATATATTGGCTTCAGCATGCTTTCACTGTAAAATTTAAGATATCAGTTGTCCTGCACACTGGATTGTATCCAGGCAAGGGACAAAACCTAGATCAAAGTATTGACATTCGCTCTACTTTTGGATTGTTCAAATATCAAGTTATGATGACAATGGGCAGGATTATTTTTCAAGGTAGTTGATAAGGTGTGGTAAGAAACTAGTATTTAATTGATGAATTTGTTTCTGGTTTTGCCACGATTTAATTGATGAATTTGTTTCTGGTTTTGCCACGTCTGTTTGGATTAATTTTTACAGGAAGGCTGTTTATGAGTTGTATTTTATGTCATCATCAAGTGTTTTGATGTGTGCCATGTAACTATAAGATAGCCAGTCTAAGATTGTACAATGACATACCTTTGGTATTGGAATCTACAagatattagatatatatataaaagtatatatatatataattatatgaaaaaataaccaaaaacaaaactttaCCGCCTAGGCCTCTCTGCTCTCCCAGTAAGAAGCTTGAGAGGGCAGGCAGGCCTAGCGGCAAAGTCTtgtttttggttatttttttataCGTTAACCTTCGCAAGGACAGATTCCTTTttctgatatataattatatatatatatatcgggtAATTTTAGACAGGATACAAGTCACCTTATATATAAAGATTATATTTCTAATCATACTTTCTTTGTTTCAGCATCCAAGTGTTATGGCATGAatatgttatatacccatatatatatgtgatgtagtTTTCAATGCATTTAGGCTGTTTGTAGcaattgaaaaatgttttagCTTTTATTATTAAGCACACCAGAAGTCGAACAATAAGGATGCGGCACGACCAGTTCGTGGCATGAAGTAATGGAAGCATGAGTTATATTACCCAGTTGATGCACTTGAGATTTTAGATTTTATCACTTTagcagcaaaaaaaaaaaaaacataatatgTATGATTGCAGAGTATTTATTATTAGAATGATGCTTTGAAATCTTGCCTACAGAGTGTCGACAACATGCAGTGTTCAATAATACCACACAAAATTTGAGTTCTTATAATTCAGGAAAACATTTCTCAATTTAGTTAAACACTAAACAGCTACAGCACAGTCTGTCTTTGAATTTATAAAGATGTGTTTTAATCCtgcatatttttcagaattattttatattgtagtcagtgtgacAAGATAAGATAGCAGGcagaattatgaaaaaaatacacatgCTGCCATGCATGACTGAACCCTATAGAAAATTCCTACCTGGCCATGACAAATCCCACCTGGCCATGAAAATGCCTTTTAGGCCAAAGCATGTGGATAATCAACACTGTCAAGGAGACAGTTTATATGCAGGATGTTACCAAATGAAATCCATTCCATGATTTCCATGAGGATAGATGCATACATTCTAAAACCAAATAAGGAATGTCACAGTTTGATTGAGCATGGTTTGGATATAGACAGCAGGAGTGTGTGATGATGTTGCTTTACCAGCCTTGTATATAAGGCGTGAGTATATGTGATACTACTATAGCATGATACAGAGAAACCGACATAATATCATGTTTTGATTGACCAGTTTTTGAATTACACCACTAAATGGCATGGCCATGTATATACACCTATAAAGGTGATATTATATGAAAATGTGAACCACTACTTACCCCTCATTGTGTAGGAAACAGAAAAATACTGTGTTGTTGTATTGCATTGTAATGCCCACCAGATAACTAAATTTTCCTGTAATATTGGAGAATGGATGACTATCTGTACTTGAGTCAAGTGTTTGACCAGGAAGTTTGATTGCCTGTGTACTGTCACCCCAGCATGAACATTACAAATAATGACTGACCAAGTGTTGGTGTAATAACTACAACATCCCTGCATGACCACAAGAAAACTTGATGAAAAAAAAGAGCAAATAATCTCCTAAAGTCAAGGTTACCTTGGCATGAGAGTGCAACATGTTCTGTATGTGATGTGAAAAGTCCCAGCATGACCACACCATTGACAAAGCATGGCCACCATTTGAAATTGACATATGACCAGAAGTGTCACTCATCGTGTCACCTTTGCTCTATGTTAACCAGGAAACCAGCACTAGGGATGCAGGGGATCAAGGAAGTAGTGTCGACCCAGTCCCCAACGAATCCCGCAGGGACAGCGATAacaaaaacgacaaaaaaaaagaagtgaAGTTTCTCGATCAGTGTGTCCCAATAGAGGCAGATACCTCTGTGGTTGTCAAGGAAGAGACCCCCATAACTTCACCCACCATCATTATTTCGGCTGCCCCTCAGCAAGAGGAAGAGGAGCAAATTGTCATGGAGGTTGTCAAGGAGACCGAAACAGAGATTAAAAATGTTGAGGATGCCAAGGTTGTTGACCAAGAGGTCAAAGAAACACAAGTGGTCAAAGAAACACAAGTGAAAGAGGATGAGAAAAATGAAGAACCAGCACCAGAAGTTAAAGTAGAAGAACCAGCGGTGGTTGTCTCACATGTGGAAAAAAAAGAACAGATAATTCCTGATGAAAACATTGAAGATGAAGTTTTTGAAACGGAAACGGAACATGCAGAGAAAATTGAGGCAGCATTAGTAACAAAAGAGCAAACACTTCCTTCTGAAGAAAATATTGTGTCAAAAGATACAACAGATGCTTCCAACATAAGTGAGGATGTCATTGTGGTAGAGACCAGACAGGAAGAACAAACTATTCCTGAGGTTGTACCAGAATCAAAAGAGGAAGTTGATGTATCATCAGAGGTCTGTAAAGAATCAGTGAAGCATTCTTCAGTTGAGGAACTTGTTGTGGAAGACAGCAAAGACACGGTTGTAAAACCTGACCctaaggtcacagaggtgatAGAATGTGTTGAAACAGTGGTACCAGTGGAGTCACCTCCACACAAAACAGAGGAACACATAACACAGGAGGACACTCCTCCAGTCCAGGAACAAAGGAAGGAAAGTAAGGAAACTGCAGATGAGGTTATTCATGAGGTTgtcaaaggggagataattcttCCGGTGATTGTAACAAATGAAGAGGCTGAGAATCAGCCTAAGGATCAGGAAGAGGCTGGTCCAAGTAATGTGTCCGAGCAAAAAGAGGAAGAGGGTAAGGTTGACAAGAAGGAACTCAAGAGAATAGAAAAGGAAGAAAAACAGAAGGAAAAGGAACGAatcaaaaaggaaaaagaagaaaagaaaaaggagAAAGaagaacaaaagaaaattgagaaagaaaggaaaaagaaagagaaacaagaaaaacaagAGCAAAAGAGACTTGAAAAAGaaaggaagaagaaagaaaaGGAAGAGAAGAAGGCAATGGCAGGAAGTGATGTTGTAGAAAAGGAAGAAGAAGAGAAAAAGAAGGAAGATGATGAAGAAACAGAAACAAAGGTTGATCCTGTACAGATTGAGTTGGCTGCTGCACTTGTACAGAGGAGGGGCAAGGAAGAAGAGGAAGTGACAGAGGATAAGGAGGAAACAAAGGAAAATACAGAGGACCATGCTCCAGCAGCAGCTGCAACATCTGAGGTTGTCGCTGAAGAAATAGTGAAGGAAATAGAAGAAGAAAAGGTAGATGAAGAAATTGCAAAAGAGacaaaaacagataaaaaagccaaaaaggagaaaaaaaagaaaaaagagaaaaaggaAAAACCTAAGAAAAAGGAGAAAAAGCGGGACAATAATACAACTGGTTGTTTTAGTTTCATGGGAGAGAAGAAGACGGACAGCGATCAGGCAGAGGTAGAAGAGGCTCCAGTTGAGGAGATGCCAACAGAACCTTGGGTCACAGTAGAACCAAAGGAACCAGAGGTGGATATTACTTTTATTGTCTGTCTCTATATCATCTCCAGGCCATACAAGTATTTAAATCTTCAAAGTTTCCAtacaaaaagtattttttaaatgGACAAATTTAGATCTTTATCTAAGTTACAAAACTGTCAgtagttttcaaaatattctgACCATATGCTTTTGAAATCTTTTGTAATTTGTATGTTCCACGCTTAGTTATTCAGCTGTTTAAATATTGTCACATATATATTTCTTCAATGCATTTCCTTTTTTCATAggttgtgtttgtgttttgtttttgtaggAGCCTAAACCTGAGGAAGTCGAGGAGGCCAATGTTACTCCTAAACAGGTTGCGTCACTTAATGTAATCTGCCTGCAGCCTATTGAATCATTTGTTTGTGATTCTTTTCAGAATCAGTTTAGAAAGCTGTGTGATTGCTCCATGAGGACTCTGTTGTGTTATTGATATGACTAATGTGAAATGAGATTCTATTAACTCTAACACACCTTTCTGTTACTGCCATGCTGTGTTTTCAGTGTCGTAGTTCTTCTTGTATTGATTTTTGTGTTTTCCTCAATTCAACTTTTTCCTCTTTTTCTAACATTGAAACTCTCGATATTAGTATATCATGTATCTCTACTAATTTGTCTTCATGTTTTAACAGATAAGTACTAAGGCCTGTTCCAAAATTATCTGTGTCTGAGGGATGAGAAGCGTTTTTTTTAAAGACCCCTCCACTCATCAAATAATGGGGCTTACCCTCACAGCCTATAAAGATAACTAGAGAAATGGGGCTTAACCCAAACAACCTGttaaattataaacaataaaaaagtcATCCCACCTCTCCCACACAGATAATTTTGGAATAGCCCTAACGATACCTATAGTAATCTActtataaaagatatttctttacaaattgtgtaaaatgaaagttagaattgttataaaaaaattacaggTTAAGTCCAAGTGAATTTGGTAGCTTCTTCTTAATGATAGCTtctttttgaaaacatttattttgatattagtttcctaatgggaaaaaaaatatatgatcaTATAACCGTCATATTTTCTTAACAAAAGGACTATTTTGATATAGCATGTAAGAATTATTAATATTACATGTGATTAAATCTTAAATCTGCATAAGAGAAAAAGCATGCTCTAATTGAACTTACTATTTTATTTCCTGACTAATTCTCCTAATTGTGTGCTTAAATTTCATTTCTTAATGACTTGCTAATTATATGCATCAAAAGAATACCAGGCTCTGAttttaattttggtaaagtTTTCATCAATTTATGGAGTGTTTTTGCGAGTTGGGCCTGATAACATTATGCCTCAGTTATATGAATTTTCTTAACTTAATTCAAAAAGGatgaaatatgataattttaCTGCTTACTTTCTCAGGCTGATTACATTCTAACACTTGCATAAAAAGAACTTCTACCTgtgaaaatacattttgaatCACAACATGCCTTTTAGACATATTTGCCTTTCACAATTTTTCTGTCTTTACTAGACAATAGTTCATCTCAATATTTCTGTCAAATGAACATAGAGATAGTTTATAATTCTACTTTATATGTTCTTTGTTCAGGACTTTTTTACAACTTTATTCAGGTGACGGTTTCAATTTCTCTGTAACAATGATTACTAATAAACAAGTTGTATTTCAGAGGGGCGTTGGCCTAGGATGGGCATTGCCCGGTTTCGCCGAGATGAAAGAGAGGCAAGCTGCTGCTGCAGCCAAGGTTTGACCTACTTTCCATATTTAGGCATGATGACTCCAATGCTTGCAGCCGTCTTAAGTTGAAGTTTGTGGATGTAGGGGTTTTCTGGGATTCTCAGCTTGGGAACAGTGTCCACACCCTACCTATGCTATTACCtggttttatttaaatgttggCATGGTAATAAACCTTGACACTAAACAAGGAGGACCCCTGCCTTAGTTAGATGTGGTAGAAAAGTAGGGATATTGAATAATTTATACAATTTCCTATTAACCTCGCCCCAGTTTCATCATTGTACCTTAATTTAAGGAAATTCAGTTACTTACCGGATACAATTTTCCATAGGACAACATTTTTGGATTTAAGGGAAAAAATCACTTCAGGAAGTTTCTTTTCTGTAGTTCTGTGATGCTGTCCTATGGAAAATTGTAAGTTAAGAAATTTCCTTAAAAGAAGAAACGTGAATGAAACTGGGGCCTGAAATTGTACATTGTTTAGtacattaatgtttaaaatgtagGTAAAAATTTGGAGTCAAGCAAGGCATGTTAAGAAGTGATAGGCATTAATTAAATTGTGTGTGAATAGTCAAACACTTATTATCACTAACAATTTGTGTCTAAAGTTGTCGTAACCAaatgtaagaaaaataaaactttgaATGTGTTGTCTTTACTATGTATTATCTACTACCATTTTGATTATCTACTGTGTCAAGGCACCTTATATTAGTCACTAACAACATATATTTCAGTTTTCTTTCCGTTTCAGATGCATGACAATTTGACTGTATAATCTTACAAGCAGTTGACTGATACAGTTTTGTTTCATTGGTTTATTCTATTGATATGGAATATTTTGCTGtttgatttatacattttattctGTTTGCTATTATGCTAGGCCTTGCTGTTTGAAACACAGACAAAATAATCTAACATATTCAGATTGCTTATCTTAACtatttgaaattgtatttttttttcgtatttggatgaacatttttaattttccattgtaaattcttacaatttttaaaagatttGAGAATGAACTTTTTAAAATTGCCCAATAAATCTTAAGTGTTGCCCATACAGCCAGGCCAAGCTATTTGTTATCTTGTTTCTGGAGATGGTTGaaagtttgtttcattttccatatattttgtttttatttcagagtTTTGGCATTATGCTTAGATTGTAGGTATATTATTGAGATGGATAGAAAGACTAGTAgtacatcaaaatatatttatttggcTTGAATCAGAACAGtatgacatatatatctatatggtATGAGGCTATACctgaaatgttatatatagcggatatgttatttttatttacacaaACAAGATTATTGTCTATATTCCAGAAATGAGTAGTCTTTTTGgaaagtaaaaatatatacgAACACTCATTTATGTGATGTTATAGATTCACATAACATTAAACCACGACTAAACCAAGGGGATGTGACAAACATGAAATATTGTACATTAGTCTGAAGTCATTAGAGTTACTCATGAATATAAATAGCCCACTTGATTCTCCTTCAGCCTGTAGAAAATGACAACCCTAGGTCTATGTCAACCTCATCAGCAAAATCCTCGTCATCTTCGTCGGCGAGCAGTACAGAGGGTGAACACTTTCCGCAAGAGCCGCGTGCTCCCCTGGCAGAGTTTTCGGAGGGGTTGAGTTCCGAGGTTTGGCCCTTACACACCTTCGTGCATGTCCCTGTCCAATTGAAACACCCTGCCTGGTCCTTctccattgttttatatatatgatttctTCACTGATTTCAACTGATATCTTGATATTGGATTTCGGTAGCACACAGGTCTTCTAACTGACACTAGACCTGATTTCTGCACCGATTTCGCTGCAATATCGTCACAATTTTGTTGTGTGATTTCAGTCAGTTTGGACTTAAGTGACACAATTTCGTAACAATTAGCTGGCGACCTTGGCAGCACGTTGACTTACCTGCATCTGTAGAATAATGATGGCGTCTTGTGCACACAAACCTGTGGTAGATGTGAGACTAATGATACATTTGTAAAGATTGTATGTAGATGGTCGTGTTTAGATACTGATGATTTATCAATGATTGTGTTTCCTACTTGCTTAGTTAGAATGCATGTTTCTTTTCTTTACTATCATGTATTATGCAAACTTGTGATTTATCTGTTATGTATACTGTCATTGatgaactttttttataattttcttttttaattttatatttgtggCATCTTGTTTGTTATAGGGTTGGTTTCTATAACCTGTCGACCCGATCAGAATTTGTGTGTAACTAAAAAATATGGCAACACTGCTATTAAAATCTGGTCTACCAAACATCTTTTTAAATGCTGAAATTTATAAATGAACTTGCATTATGTGAAATAAAACTGGAATTCATAGATAATTTTACAGCATGCAAAGCAATTTAAATAAAACTAGATTTACATTTAGAAAAATGTGGTATTCTaagacatttaaaatataatacatatttgaTTTGTATTGAGACATGGTTGTACTTACCAAATTAAGACAGTACTAATGTTGGCCTGGGATTGAAGTAGGTGATGATTATTGTGTACTGGGTTAACTCCCCAAGAGGAAGTGTTTGGACTTGATGAAAAGCCGAAAActtattttataaaactttattatatggatttttttttttttaattctaatgAGCTATGTAGTTAAAACAATGATATCGTTTTTCATTGGATTAAATAGACTATTTGAGTAGAGAaaagtgttatatgtatgtagtaAAGGAgaaagttttattgaaaattatgtgAAAGTTTTTATTCACGTGCACTTGGCTTTTGCTGAAGGCTTGTTTTTCTGCTGTTTGATTTTGGCACTCAACAAGAAAGGATATGTTTTTAACTCAAGAATTGATAACAATTTGTTAACTGCACAAATCTATTGATCCTTATAAACTATTCTCTTCCGCCAGAAATTGCAGCGTACATTTTTGTGTGACTGACTTTGGCAATAGATGATTACTTAATATAGTTGCTTAACACACCAATAACTTGTGTAtcttcatatatattgtttatgtgGGGAATGTTGAAATATGACAATTTAAGTTTCATGATGTGATTAATGTGACAACGTTTAGTACTTAGCATGTCATAAGTTGTagaaatattgtgttttaaatgaaatctttGAAAGGCATGACATCTGAATGCTTctttttcaaagaaaatattttgaagaatttCAGTACCTCTTGTAAATATAGTATTCCACCAGGAAAATATTGTAATTAGTTCTACACA from the Pecten maximus chromosome 4, xPecMax1.1, whole genome shotgun sequence genome contains:
- the LOC117325939 gene encoding myb-like protein X isoform X8 codes for the protein MTQEGEKTAPTAEAEVLDDAEEEPITEKPAEGVKSPEVIPDTKTKDKETEKPKTNPKVERRSKPTGKMVMCRVTLLDASTLEIELDKGANGQVLFDKVCTNLNLLEVEYFGLTYLDKDVKYWLTGDKKIAKQLKAGCRWVFEFAVKFYPPEPSHLTEDITRYQLCLQVRVDLYNGKLPCSTVTHALLGSYTVQAELGDYDPAECAQGYLEEFDFAQKQTPDLLKKIHELHKTHKGQSPEEAEGLFLENAKKLAMYGVDLHKAMDSEKVDISLGVCSSGLMVYKDKLRINRFVWPKILKLSYKRNNFYIKIRPTEQDSFENMICFKLTNHKMAKRLWKTCVEHHTFFRLKEAEAPKGGTLFPRFNSKFRYSGRTQKQLKDRTDLVERPKPEFERTHFKNKSMPYPENKTAKLDDSDDYGKRNSDHPLDENDRIDKKYGDPDALANAGPPPYSSRELDEHGQRAPGDESHADRPSRPPGDESEDRLDQERDKAATMTAPDGTADTTELDAGVGLTNVGRKSKRSKEEKEREKREKEEEKKRKKEEEKERKRLEKEKKKKEKEGNKSMSEDRSDKLGEGVATETAPGESYGDAATLPREGIMYAVPPPEGGDSPEKIQQAENDKDNEGEIEDKKDQEVDDKDKLKLEEPVSPGGKGKKGKKSKKDKKDKHDHDDKNDLDDKDKHDLSPGGKDKKGKKSKKDKHDDKKDKQDDKKDKHDDKDGDDDKQGPDSGDKFNFDDKDKHAVEVEEPVSPGGKGKKGKKDKKDKDKDKKGKGFLGRKRKDSKNRHSGSEPSSPTGIPVPEVTVEPPTPDDTSNTQETSTRDAGDQGSSVDPVPNESRRDSDNKNDKKKEVKFLDQCVPIEADTSVVVKEETPITSPTIIISAAPQQEEEEQIVMEVVKETETEIKNVEDAKVVDQEVKETQVVKETQVKEDEKNEEPAPEVKVEEPAVVVSHVEKKEQIIPDENIEDEVFETETEHAEKIEAALVTKEQTLPSEENIVSKDTTDASNISEDVIVVETRQEEQTIPEVVPESKEEVDVSSEVCKESVKHSSVEELVVEDSKDTVVKPDPKVTEVIECVETVVPVESPPHKTEEHITQEDTPPVQEQRKESKETADEVIHEVVKGEIILPVIVTNEEAENQPKDQEEAGPSNVSEQKEEEGKVDKKELKRIEKEEKQKEKERIKKEKEEKKKEKEEQKKIEKERKKKEKQEKQEQKRLEKERKKKEKEEKKAMAGSDVVEKEEEEKKKEDDEETETKVDPVQIELAAALVQRRGKEEEEVTEDKEETKENTEDHAPAAAATSEVVAEEIVKEIEEEKVDEEIAKETKTDKKAKKEKKKKKEKKEKPKKKEKKRDNNTTGCFSFMGEKKTDSDQAEVEEAPVEEMPTEPWVTVEPKEPEEPKPEEVEEANVTPKQRGVGLGWALPGFAEMKERQAAAAAKPVENDNPRSMSTSSAKSSSSSSASSTEGEHFPQEPRAPLAEFSEGLSSEGGLDAEGDAALGNWPYGKEGSIDRRMQFMPVTAPSTEEQSETKNKPSTDDTSMPFFDPASVNTGNNSEGEGTLGKKVPPPVAPKTARLSQMADEERMRKEEEDRRLQLEEEERLAALYRAETNGIVETRMEKKVIITEDGDDDINHDDLLAAAIRSVTDMNPDLSVERIEYTKQVDNPSGDTQV